One genomic region from Haloarcula taiwanensis encodes:
- a CDS encoding histidinol phosphatase yields the protein MDADGHAHTTFSDGSALGDMVAAAEAAGLDALGLTDHCIVTDDPFGRRERYDLVETYADRRAVIDEARAGTDLRLYDAAEVSYVEGDEARIGAFLDRAEFAYTIGSVHFAGPYDYTSASQYADLDSADRRAAVERYYDAVVSLVESELFEVLGHLDLPERMGALRRYTTREDYERVAAALADSRTVPELNAGRVHRSLGRVHPDPAVLDVFREAGVEFVLGTDSHAPAELRERVPVLRDAVRDAGLEPLPLGTLVD from the coding sequence ATGGACGCCGACGGACACGCCCACACGACGTTCTCCGACGGGTCGGCGCTCGGCGACATGGTCGCGGCCGCCGAGGCCGCCGGGCTCGACGCGCTCGGGCTCACGGACCACTGCATCGTGACCGACGACCCGTTCGGGCGGCGCGAGCGCTACGACCTCGTCGAGACGTACGCCGACCGGCGGGCGGTCATCGACGAAGCGCGAGCGGGGACCGACCTGCGGCTGTACGACGCCGCCGAGGTGAGCTACGTCGAGGGCGACGAGGCCCGTATCGGGGCGTTCCTCGACCGTGCCGAGTTCGCCTACACCATCGGCAGCGTCCACTTCGCGGGGCCGTACGACTACACCAGCGCCAGCCAGTACGCCGACCTCGACAGCGCGGACCGGCGCGCGGCGGTCGAGCGGTACTACGACGCCGTCGTCTCGCTCGTGGAGTCGGAGCTGTTCGAGGTGCTCGGTCACCTTGACCTCCCCGAGCGGATGGGGGCGCTCCGGCGGTACACCACCCGCGAGGACTACGAGCGCGTCGCCGCGGCGCTCGCGGACTCGCGGACGGTCCCCGAACTAAACGCGGGCCGGGTCCACCGCTCGCTGGGCCGGGTCCACCCCGACCCGGCGGTCCTCGACGTGTTCCGCGAGGCCGGCGTCGAGTTCGTCCTCGGTACCGACAGCCACGCGCCGGCGGAACTCCGCGAGCGCGTCCCCGTTCTGCGCGACGCGGTCAGGGACGCGGGGCTAGAGCCGCTCCCGCTGGGGACGCTCGTGGACTGA
- a CDS encoding 2-phosphosulfolactate phosphatase: MRLVSDGEDDLEAELLETMIPARAQIPDDPEPGNYVVVDVAQFSTTVPELFANGAEYIYITEERGNEPDFKAEHPRAKIGGSSGPNYEGEEGYDFFNSPSFVQDVDVAGRPTAMTSTNGGNAVTDLRLAGGDDVDVYVGGLTNGKAVAEHLRDSDRRAYFVGAGSNGKPSPEDLAGALYIARHLHERPPTEEQRAVFREMVTFGKGPKYERKPQVKRTDLYEYTLDFDSREVVPKLVDQRLVDVSDGGE, translated from the coding sequence AGACGACCTCGAAGCGGAACTGCTGGAGACGATGATTCCGGCGCGGGCACAGATTCCCGACGACCCCGAGCCGGGCAACTACGTCGTCGTCGACGTGGCCCAGTTCTCGACGACGGTCCCCGAACTGTTCGCCAACGGGGCGGAGTACATCTACATCACCGAAGAGCGAGGCAACGAGCCCGACTTCAAGGCCGAACACCCCCGCGCGAAAATCGGCGGCAGTTCCGGGCCGAACTACGAGGGCGAGGAAGGCTACGACTTCTTCAACTCGCCGAGCTTCGTCCAGGACGTGGACGTGGCCGGCCGACCGACGGCGATGACCTCGACCAACGGCGGCAACGCGGTCACCGACCTCCGGCTCGCGGGCGGCGACGACGTCGACGTGTACGTCGGCGGTCTGACCAACGGCAAGGCCGTCGCCGAACACCTCAGGGACAGCGACCGCCGGGCGTACTTCGTCGGCGCGGGGTCGAACGGCAAGCCCTCTCCCGAGGACCTCGCGGGGGCGCTGTACATCGCGCGACACCTCCACGAGCGTCCGCCGACAGAAGAACAGCGCGCGGTGTTCCGCGAGATGGTCACGTTCGGGAAGGGGCCGAAGTACGAGCGAAAGCCCCAGGTCAAGCGGACCGACCTCTACGAGTACACCCTCGACTTCGACAGCCGCGAGGTCGTCCCGAAGCTCGTCGACCAGCGCCTGGTCGACGTGAGCGACGGCGGCGAGTGA